Genomic DNA from Verrucomicrobiia bacterium:
CCGGCGCCACTCCCACCAAGCCCGGCTCGGCAACACTGCCTTTCTTCGGGATCGTGCCCGAGGTGGTGGATGACAATGGTAAAGCGGTCCCTCGTAACAGCGGCGGCAAGCTCGTCCTGCGCCGGCCCTGGCCCGGCATGCTGCGTGGCCTTTGGGGCGACCCGCAACGTTACAAATCGGTTTATTGGGGTGAAGTGCCAGGCAGTTATTTCACGGGCGACGGCAGCCGGCAGGATAAAGATGGGTACTTTTGGATCGTGGGCCGAATCGATGATGTCCTGAATGTGGCCGGCCATCGCATCGGCACCGCGGAAGTCGAGAGCGCCCTGGTGAGCCATCCCAAAGTGGCTGAAGCGGCCGTGGTGGGCAGACCTGATGCCTTAAAAGGCCAGGCGCTGGTCGCATTTGTAACTTTGAAAGGAGACGTTCAGCCGGCCCACGCGCTCCAGGAGGAGTTGCGCCAGCACGTCGCCAAAGAGATCGGGCCAGTGGCCAAGCCCGATGATATCCGTTTCGCCGACGCCTTGCCTAAAACCCGCTCCGGCAAAATCATGCGCCGGCTCTTAAAGCAAATCGCCGCTGGCACAGAAATCCAGGGCGACACCACCACGCTCGAAGACCTCAACGTCCTGGCCAAACTGTCCAAAATCGAGGAGTGACCCTGAACGAGGTTTGCAGCGCCTTCCCGCATCACATCGGACTCAATTGACTTGGGAATCGCCGGGAGTCATTATGCCCGCCGTTCCGCATGAAAAAGTCCTCTCAGTCAAAACCCCAAGGGGCGCCATCATGAATACACCAACCACTCTCAACCGCCGCGATTTTCTGCGGGTCACTGCCCTGGCCACTGCCGCCATGCCGCTGGCATCCAGCGCGGCCAATTCTCCGGAGCCTGCGCCGGCCAAGGGCAAACCCAAGGTGGGTTGTTTAAGCTGGTGCTTTCACGATTTTTCTCCCGGAGTGGACCCCGAGCGGGCTATCGATACTGTCGGGGAGTTGGGCTTCGACGGCATCGAATTGATCGTGACCGCGAGCCGGGACCTCAAAGGCTTCTGGACCGATACCCGGGTGGACCATTACAAGCAGAAGCTGGAACAGAATAAACTGCAAGTGTCACAGTTCGTCCTGTTCCAGCCGGTAGTCGAAGGGCTTTCGAGCCGGAAACCGGATGAGCGCGAGCTGGCATTGGACCACTTCGAGGCAGGCTGCCGCATCGGGCAAAGGCTGGGCGCGCGCCTTATCAATATCGTGGCGCCCTGGGCGCGCGAGTTGCGAGGGCCTGGCGATTATTTGCCGCGTTATTACGAACTACCTCATCCCAAGCCAGGCGAAAAGTTCCACATCGACATTGCCTCTGGTTTTGATTGGGACAGCGTCTGGGCTGGATACGTCGAAACGACCAGGGCCTGCCTGGAGCGGGCCAAGGCGCATGATTTGAAATTCTCCATCGAGCAGCACACTCATACGCTAATGCCCGAGGCCGCCTCATTCCGCCGGCTCTGGGATGAGATTCGCGACCCGGCTCTTGGGTACAACCTCGACGCCGGCTGGACCATGTTGCAGCGCGAATACCCGCCTGTGGCCGTTTACAAGGTGCGCCACCAACTCCTGAATCTCCATATGCGTGACATCGACGGCCTGATGCGCAGATTCCCAATGATTGGCGACGGAGTCATGGATTTCAAAGCCATTGTCGATGCCCTGAAGGATGTCGGCTTCGATGGGTTTGCTTCCATCGAACAGGATAAAAATCCCGGTGACATGAAGGAGACCTGCCGCCGTTACCTGAGGATGATGCGAGAGTATATTGGGTAGCTGTTGTTGCCTTTTATCCACGCTGCGCAAATCCAGGAAGCTTCGCTGCGGTAACTCGGTTCACACGCCTCATTTCTGCCTTGGCGCCCGGCGGCAGGGGTCTTGCTCTGCTTATGTCGAGGCGATTCTCGCCGTGCCAAGGATTGGTGTTTCTTTTCCCTTCTGCGGCACAGGCCAGGCCGCCTCGCTTATGAAAACAGGCTATTTGATCGATATGGACGGCGTCATTTACCGCGAGAATCACCTCGTCCCGGGCGCAAAGGATTTCGTCGAGGCGCTCATCATGAACGGCGCGCCGTTTATTTTTTTAACCAACAATTCCGCGCCTACCCCAGAGGACCTCGCCGTGCGTCTTGGGCACTTGGGCATTCCAGGGCTTTCGCCGAGGCATTTTTATACTTCCGCGCTGAACACAGCGGATTTTCTCAATGAAACCCATCCGGCCTGCACTGTATTTGTCATTGGAGAAGGGGGGCTGCTGACGGCTTTACATGGACATAAGATAGCAAATGACGCCATTCATCCCAGCTACGTTGTAGTGGGCGAGGGGGCGGCCTCGTTGGAAAAACTGGCCAAGGCCCATTCGTGCATTGAGCGGGGCGCGCGGCTCCTGGCGACGAACCCCGACAACTGGTGCCCTGTCTCCAGCGACGGGACGCGACCGGGGGCCGGCGCCACCGCTGCGTTTCTCGAAGCCAGCACCGGGCGGCGCGCCTATTACCTGGGGAAACCCAATGGCTACATGTTCCATCGCGCCCGCCGCAAACTCACGGACATGGCCGGCGGCGCCAAACTCGATGAGACTGTGGTCATAGGTGACACCATGGAGACAGACATCCGGGGCGCGGTTGAGGCCGGTCTGCAATCCTACCTGGTCTTGAGCGGCTCCACTCGTATCGAGAACGTCATTGACTACGTCTATCAGCCGACGCGGGTGCTGCGAAGTGTGGCGGACCTCATCGAGGAGATGAATTCAGGCAAACCCTCCAGCCGCCTGGACAGCCCGGTTTTCTCTCAAACGGCCTCGACCGGTGCTCGCTTTGGAAACCGGCATCAAACCGACTCCCAGCATCCCCACAAGCCGCGCCCGCCTATGGCGAGATAGTAGGGCCGAGTTCCGCGAGGTTTGCTTCTGTGAAGAACCCCTGTACCTATTTCACCCCATTTTAAAAGTGCGAAGGGGGTTGGAGGTTTTTTGCAGAAAAAGGAGTCTTATGCGAAAGACCAATTTGTATCGAATCATGGCAGCCAGCGGCTTGGCGGCTGCCGTTTTGGCCACTGAGACCGGCTGCCGTCAACTTCCGGGCACGTCGGGAGAGCAA
This window encodes:
- a CDS encoding TIM barrel protein; the protein is MNTPTTLNRRDFLRVTALATAAMPLASSAANSPEPAPAKGKPKVGCLSWCFHDFSPGVDPERAIDTVGELGFDGIELIVTASRDLKGFWTDTRVDHYKQKLEQNKLQVSQFVLFQPVVEGLSSRKPDERELALDHFEAGCRIGQRLGARLINIVAPWARELRGPGDYLPRYYELPHPKPGEKFHIDIASGFDWDSVWAGYVETTRACLERAKAHDLKFSIEQHTHTLMPEAASFRRLWDEIRDPALGYNLDAGWTMLQREYPPVAVYKVRHQLLNLHMRDIDGLMRRFPMIGDGVMDFKAIVDALKDVGFDGFASIEQDKNPGDMKETCRRYLRMMREYIG
- a CDS encoding HAD-IIA family hydrolase, producing MKTGYLIDMDGVIYRENHLVPGAKDFVEALIMNGAPFIFLTNNSAPTPEDLAVRLGHLGIPGLSPRHFYTSALNTADFLNETHPACTVFVIGEGGLLTALHGHKIANDAIHPSYVVVGEGAASLEKLAKAHSCIERGARLLATNPDNWCPVSSDGTRPGAGATAAFLEASTGRRAYYLGKPNGYMFHRARRKLTDMAGGAKLDETVVIGDTMETDIRGAVEAGLQSYLVLSGSTRIENVIDYVYQPTRVLRSVADLIEEMNSGKPSSRLDSPVFSQTASTGARFGNRHQTDSQHPHKPRPPMAR